One window from the genome of Esox lucius isolate fEsoLuc1 chromosome 23, fEsoLuc1.pri, whole genome shotgun sequence encodes:
- the LOC105027827 gene encoding protein shisa-like-1a isoform X2 has product MYHRWSFNVLLVTFLLLSTAALSAHFRVCEPYSDHKGRYHFGFHCPRLSDNKTYMFCCHHNNTPFKYCCNETEFQNVMQLNLTTSTDGFAHNNYAALIGVWIYGFFVMVLLALDFLYYSAMNYELCRVYLEKWGLGGQWLKQARSQWHARTQAQDRHQPQGQRRAESLGPHHHHRHSRHSLRGERGEAQSPMLHSFQISTA; this is encoded by the exons CTCTCTCAGCACACTTCCGGGTGTGCGAGCCATACTCCGATCATAAGGGGCGCTACCACTTCGGATTCCACTGCCCGCGCCTCTCGGACAACAAGACCTACATGTTCTGCTGTCACCATAACAACACGCCGTTCAAGTACTGCTGCAACGAGACAGAGTTCCAGAACGTCATGCAGCTCAATCTCACTACCAGCACAGACGGCTTCGCACACAA TAACTACGCAGCTCTGATCGGCGTATGGATCTATGGGTTCTTCGTCATGGTCCTACTCGCCTTAGATTTCCTCTACTACTCGGCTATGAACTATGAACTCTGCCGGGTCTACCTGGAGAAATGGGGTCTGGGTGGGCAGTGGCTGAAGCAGGCCAGGAGCCAGTGGCACGCCCGGACCCAAGCCCAGGACAGACATCAACCACAGGGGCAGAGGAGAGCGGAGTCCCTTGGCCCACACCACCATCATCGCCACTCCAGACACAGCCTCAGAGGGGAAAGAGGGGAGGCACAGAGTCCCATGCTACACAGCTTTCAAATTTCTACAGCTTG A
- the LOC105027827 gene encoding protein shisa-like-1a isoform X1 — protein MYHRWSFNVLLVTFLLLSTAALSAHFRVCEPYSDHKGRYHFGFHCPRLSDNKTYMFCCHHNNTPFKYCCNETEFQNVMQLNLTTSTDGFAHNNYAALIGVWIYGFFVMVLLALDFLYYSAMNYELCRVYLEKWGLGGQWLKQARSQWHARTQAQDRHQPQGQRRAESLGPHHHHRHSRHSLRGERGEAQSPMLHSFQISTAW, from the exons CTCTCTCAGCACACTTCCGGGTGTGCGAGCCATACTCCGATCATAAGGGGCGCTACCACTTCGGATTCCACTGCCCGCGCCTCTCGGACAACAAGACCTACATGTTCTGCTGTCACCATAACAACACGCCGTTCAAGTACTGCTGCAACGAGACAGAGTTCCAGAACGTCATGCAGCTCAATCTCACTACCAGCACAGACGGCTTCGCACACAA TAACTACGCAGCTCTGATCGGCGTATGGATCTATGGGTTCTTCGTCATGGTCCTACTCGCCTTAGATTTCCTCTACTACTCGGCTATGAACTATGAACTCTGCCGGGTCTACCTGGAGAAATGGGGTCTGGGTGGGCAGTGGCTGAAGCAGGCCAGGAGCCAGTGGCACGCCCGGACCCAAGCCCAGGACAGACATCAACCACAGGGGCAGAGGAGAGCGGAGTCCCTTGGCCCACACCACCATCATCGCCACTCCAGACACAGCCTCAGAGGGGAAAGAGGGGAGGCACAGAGTCCCATGCTACACAGCTTTCAAATTTCTACAGCTTGGTAA